Within the Megalops cyprinoides isolate fMegCyp1 chromosome 10, fMegCyp1.pri, whole genome shotgun sequence genome, the region CACATGTCACACATTTCCTACTGCTCTGTAGGAAGTATGTGACATGTGAGGGAATCACTTTTGGATCTTCTAagccagcgtttcccaaccctgctcctgaaggcacaccgtcctgcatatcttctatctatccctgctctacctacctgattgaactcatcagtggcacttttgattagctgagcacacctgatttagtcaagcaggaaggatacatagaagatatgcaggacagtgtgcctccaggagcagggttgggaaacacggttCTAAGCAAATGGCCAGGTAACCAACCAGAAATACTACATCCCATGATGGGAAAAGTTGGGGTCTATTGGGAAAAGTCTGGAACTCTATCATAGAAGAGAAGGTGGAGATCTATGGATTACAACCTATTTGGCTGATAGGTGACAGGAACCATGGAATTCAACATCTTTTCGGTCTATTGtcttaaaactgcaactgatttgggtggcagtgtagcatagtggttaaggagaactcgtaaccaaaaagttgcctGTTCactccctgctgggacactgctgctgtacccttgggcaaggtacttaatcttcaattgcctcaataaatatcagttggaaaaatggataacattgtataaaACTGTAcccaatgtaagttgctctggataagagtgtctgctaaatgccaataatgcaatgtaatgctgAGAAACATAGTAATTAGTCCCATCAATGATTAAATACTGGGATGTGAACTTCCCATATGAACTTTTCTAAATGATACATTAGGCTGTAGATCTGATTCTTCTCTTGTTCATTGTGTAGCATTATATTTCATCCGCTCACAATTAGTATCCACCATTAAGCTGTAACAGTGTGGCTAGTGCCTGCTTAAATCTTTCCCCTCAGCGTTGTACAACACATTTTATCAGCAACATGACAAATTAATACTTCTATCGCCCCTATCAAGGATCACATCAGATGTAAAATgctaattatattatttatttacctcaGATGCACTAAATCATATCGTATTCAACGAATTCAACGGGCTATTTATGTAATTTTCAGTTTAGTattttatcaaaaatatatttgcattctTGTAATAACCCAGGAGATCCATATATAAAACCATTGGTAGGCATTCTCGGGCACAAAGTACTACCACACCACACCTTACTTAAATACAAAAGTTTCAAATTCAACAACACTCCCGTAAATTACCATTGGTCGAATAATCTGCGCCTGTTGATGACGTTTTGTATAGCACTTTAAGCCGCGCGTGAAATTTGTGTTTTCCTGATCAACCgatgatttttttcttagttGGTTAAAACAAAGTAACACAATGAGCAAGAAAAGCAATGTATCTTGGATAAAACCTGCAGAGCCTTCATTTCTCAGGAAATTCAAGAATGACGTTGGTTTCAAGGAGGGACCCACGATCGACACAAAGGTAACCTAGCAAACGTTTTGGCAGatgtagcaagctagctaacagtgTTGCGCAGTGGTTTGTGTCAGTAGTTAGCACGCTGTAAAACTGTTGTTCATGTCTGCGATTCAAGCAAGTTACATAATTAGAATCTGGAGACACAGATAGTGAGTATAGCCTGTTAGCTAATAAGACGTGCTTCAGTGTGTGGCGAaccttagctaactagctagactAACTTCCAGCATCAGTATGTTACATTGGGTCAGCGGAGTGATTAACAACAcgttttgtttgtcttgtaGCTACTCTTAGACAGTGATACGAACTGAATTTGTCAGTTCTCTAATCATTCTAGTTTCACTTAAGCCTTTAGAAAGCTATATGTTGTTTTACATGTGCCTCTTTAGAGACAAGAATTGCCCAAATCAGATGATGACAGCAGCGACAGTGACCGCGAGGATGAGAAGCCGCAAGTGGTCGTTCTGAAGAAAGGAGACCTGACTGCCGAGGAGGTCCAGAAGATCAAAGGCGACATTAAAGGTTCCAAAGAAGGTACATGTCTTTAGTCTTTCTTCGTTCCTCGCTCCTGTACTTAAGGGAAGCATTTGGCAGGTAGAAACACGTGCATCACCGTTATTTTTAGTAATATTTTGTCTGTACTGCAGACGTATTTATCATGGATTATTAAAGAAGCTCTAAGGCTTTCTTTTCCCATTACGTCGCTAGGATGcatttaatgaagcaattcaTGTTAAAATAGCTTGCTCAAGGaaataaaaatttcatttttgctaCCCACAGAAGAGGAGCCACCTGCAGATGGCAAAATCATGTTTAGGAAGCCCACAAAACGCTCCTCTGAGAAGTTTCAGGGCATCACAGCCAGCTCaagcaagaagaagaagaaggaggaagaagacaAGATTGACAAAGGGAAGGAGGAGAACCCAGGCAAGAAGGTGAAGAACAGCAGCCTCCTCTCGTTtggcgatgatgatgatgaggaagaagatgaGGACTAGACTCAGGAGGACAGGGAGGTGCATGATCGCTGAGGTGATGCTGCTGAGGGGTAGAGTGAAGAGTATTAAGAGtattgggttgggggggggggggggcattattGAAGAAAATGGCTTCACTAATTTAGAATGTGGTGACCGTCATGGACCTCTGCCATGTTTTACTTATCATGTGGATATAGACCACGTCATGACTCATGACTCATGTCACCACTttgtcatctttatttttagtgttttattACTCAAAAAACCAAATGGAATATAATGTATCCTTCAACTGCAAAGGTAAAAAAAACTTGTTATCCATGTTTAATTAGAGATGAGCAGCTTTATAGGGCAATTAGAAGAATGCTGGAACAAACCAGTGTTATTCACCCTGCTCTCCTCAGCTGCGAGTAAAAGAACATGACTCAGTTTGGGTCAAATGAGGTGTCCAGAAGTTGGGAGCAAAGACTGTAAATCATGccacctctctctgccctgtccagACAGTTCCTAATTAGAAGAGGGGATCTGGCTGGATTTCTTCTTTGCATGTTGATGAGCTGGGTCCCAAAGGTTAATCAAGTTAAATGCAATGGCTGAAAAGGAGTGAAACAGAATTGTGATTTAGATTTATGTCCTTTAAGACTGTTTTATTCATCAGATGTGAAGGACTGGGATGGCCTTGGAAATAATGGCAGTGCATGCAAACAAACCTCAAGGGAAATCACTGGTCACGCTAGATGTGAGCGATGTGTGCTGCTCTTTGCATTGCCTCGCTCATTTGCTCAGGTGCTGTAATGCACTTAATCCTCACCTTACTCAGGGAAACCTGGAACATACAGAACTGGCACATAAGATTACAGACTACATAATATTATGTCAAAGATCATTTATTTGATCGAGATAAAAgatttgaaatgcattacttGGAGGTATTTTCAGGCCTGGTGCTGGTAGATCCTTTGAAGTTGTTGCTGAAGTGACTGCCTGTGACTAGTTAAGTTTCCAGACCAATGTCAAAGAATAGAGACTATGATCCCAGTTTCTTGGGAAATTCCATTTCCACACTCATTAAACAGGCTACCATATCCTTCCTGACAGTGTCAGTGTCACATAATCCCTTGTCTCATCCCACCTTCTGTCCTCAGGACTTCACTTAAAAGGACAATACATTCTACTATTAGAATACTAGAATTTCTCTGTAAATTCTCAAGAACTGTCAAAGGAAAGGGATATTGTACCAGTGTTTTAGTAAAATAAAGATATCCAaggaacaaaagaaaatgtggaaTTGCAAGTAACACATATTTTAGGAGACTAATTGTTACTGAGTACAATTATCAGATTCCTCATACTTGCTGTTAAAAACGCCCAATATGTGCCAGCAGTGAAACTAATCATTTCAGTTATGTCCTGCATAGCCTGCTGTCTTGTCTACAAAAATATTGTTGCAATCAAGTTAAGTTTGGGTGGCAACAGTTATGGTGGTGTGCTTTTTTAAGACTACTAAAACAGCATTTTAGGCAGTAATCCTCATCATCAGACCTACATGTAGCTTGCTAGTTAGATAACTGTCACAATCAACCAAGTATTACTTGATTTGTGTTTCGTTCACAAAGATAGtcatctgtgttttctgtatCGTTTCTAAATTAGAATCACAGCTCTTCTAAGGTAAAAATCTTCTTCTGCACAGCTGTCAGTGGAAGAATAACATGCCTGAAACTTAACATCTTTGCTGCCTTGTATAGAATTACATGGATATGGTTACCGCCATAGTAAAAACCAGACCTGCTGTGGCAGACTTGAAAACAGTGGTTTGCCGTTTTTCTGGAGTGGCTATTCTAGAGGAGTTCTAAAAGGATAAAATAATGGTCAATAAAAATTAAGTATTGGAGTGTTTCTCTATATCACAATACAAATATTTCCCtcttaaaatttaattttcaagcTTCCTTCAGATACAGTGCACCTGTTATAATGCTTTGAACACTGTGATAAGAAAGTAGTGAAGACTCAGTGCATAAATGGCTAGTGAGAGTACTGTAGGTTGATAACTATTCATTAGGTTCATGTCCTTAATAAAAATATCCTCCTGTACTCACAAGAAACCCCTCTGTGGCATGCATCATAGATTTGTTTCTGTACACCTGTAAGTTTGGATCAAATGGACATGATTATGCATGCCTTGTTTTTTACCATTGCATTTGACCAAGGGACACCTTTGTGGGTTCAGCTCATCAGATGTACATACATGCTAAAGCTTCTACAAAGGAGCTATTGGTTTAGGTGTTTAAGTTGTTAAACGATGCATTTAGTGTTCTTAAGCCAGACTGTGTTGTGGTATTGTATTGTAGtatgtgtgatgtttttttaattaataaacacTGGCTTTGATTATCTTaatatgttttctgtaaaaagtGATCCCTTAACAGATGAGCCTCAGGTGTGAGAGTCTATGTCACATACTCCCAGCTGGAGGTCACTTCTGTAGGTGTGGAAGTTAGGGGGCATAGTGGGTCATATTTTCTACATGTCTGATCGACTGACCACAGCAGCAGTAGGGATAGATAAGTCCCCCCATGTCTTTTCCTGAAGGAAAGTGGGATTCCTCTGGCTGATCAGATTCTGCTTGGACAGTAGGTGTCTCCACTGTTCTTCTCTATCTGAGCAGGTCATattaaagagaagaaaaggagTTGAGTGATTTATTtggaagaaaatgaataataaatttgTCATTACAGACTTAAGGGGGATCTACTATTTGGTTGTTATAATCACAGCAAATCAGCTATTTGGTATGTAAAGAAAAATACGAATCACCGCAAACATGTACCATGTAAGGATCAATTCCATAGGCAACCATACATGAATACAAAATACCTATCAGATAGCAGAGCCtcctcattaaaacacaaaataagaaTTTAAAGCAGTCTTCACCATTAACCATCCACAAgagaaaaatgagtttttattcCACCATTGAATATGATAAAGTTTCGCATAAATTGTCTTCATACATGAGAGCAAAATCTTGTGATGGACAGACT harbors:
- the kiaa1143 gene encoding uncharacterized protein KIAA1143 homolog produces the protein MSKKSNVSWIKPAEPSFLRKFKNDVGFKEGPTIDTKRQELPKSDDDSSDSDREDEKPQVVVLKKGDLTAEEVQKIKGDIKGSKEEEEPPADGKIMFRKPTKRSSEKFQGITASSSKKKKKEEEDKIDKGKEENPGKKVKNSSLLSFGDDDDEEEDED